One segment of Cyanobacteria bacterium FACHB-DQ100 DNA contains the following:
- a CDS encoding response regulator yields the protein MRVLVVEDDLIVTDAIARSLSEHHYAVDTAEDGAIGWECVESTTYDLILIDVGLPKLDGITLCQRIRDRGCGTPILLMTAKDDSTYRIRGLDSGADDYLAKPFDLGELQARVRALLRRGTVAASPVLTIGKLQLDPRSCQVTYAEKLLPLTPKEYSLLELFLRHPSRVFSCGDIIEHLWTFDDPPQEESVKSHIKGLRQKLKAGGAVDWIENVYGLGYRLREGIEANQEQSAQSYDNQVAQLWEQYRGLMAERFAVLQQSAHTYPLPIELREAAERAAHKLAGVLGMFDRDEGTQIARQLEKQFEGQAELPAEEVRSLVRRLGDILNLSAPVETSGSPLNLPKIDEFESEVPRDGKDSKSSLRSWTVLAVDDDPIVLATLKQLLEPWGMCLTGIDNPLQFWTVLSAINPDLLILDVEMPQMNGVALCQAIRANPAWQSLPIVFLTAHQDTATVQQIFAAGADDYVVKPIVGQELLSRLTQRLERLRLLQTLSTKDSITGLANQFYSSQAIEAQFRNHQTTYLAILYIPMLRQINIQQGHTIGNQILKQTGQCLQASFCNGEILGYWRNGEFIIASSQTTKAKFHEQLSEVIAMLQRQPFEAPNLIYRSAVVNYPTDGLTLRSLYQTASLCLEGSIHE from the coding sequence ATGAGGGTTCTAGTAGTTGAAGATGATTTGATCGTGACAGACGCGATTGCACGATCGCTGAGTGAACACCATTACGCAGTAGACACAGCAGAGGACGGCGCGATTGGGTGGGAATGCGTTGAGAGCACAACTTATGACCTGATCCTGATTGATGTGGGATTGCCTAAATTGGATGGGATCACGCTCTGCCAGAGAATTCGCGATCGCGGTTGTGGAACCCCAATCTTATTGATGACCGCCAAAGATGACAGCACCTATCGGATTCGAGGCTTAGATTCAGGGGCAGATGACTATTTAGCAAAGCCATTCGACTTGGGAGAGCTTCAAGCCCGAGTTAGAGCCTTGTTGAGACGGGGAACGGTAGCAGCAAGCCCAGTTTTGACCATTGGAAAATTACAGCTCGATCCGCGATCGTGCCAAGTCACCTATGCTGAGAAACTACTGCCGCTGACACCGAAAGAGTATAGTTTGCTCGAATTGTTTCTACGCCATCCTAGTCGCGTTTTTAGCTGTGGAGACATTATCGAGCATCTTTGGACGTTTGACGATCCACCCCAGGAAGAGAGCGTCAAATCCCACATCAAAGGATTGCGGCAGAAGCTAAAAGCAGGCGGTGCAGTCGATTGGATTGAGAACGTGTATGGGTTAGGATATCGATTGCGCGAAGGCATTGAAGCCAATCAGGAACAATCCGCACAGTCCTATGACAATCAGGTTGCACAGCTTTGGGAGCAGTATCGTGGGTTAATGGCAGAACGATTTGCGGTGCTGCAACAATCGGCCCATACTTACCCCTTACCAATTGAACTGCGAGAAGCAGCAGAACGCGCTGCTCATAAATTAGCGGGGGTTTTAGGGATGTTCGATCGAGATGAAGGAACACAGATTGCTCGACAGCTTGAAAAACAGTTTGAAGGACAAGCCGAATTACCAGCGGAAGAAGTGCGATCGCTGGTTCGACGCTTGGGTGATATTCTGAATCTTTCGGCTCCGGTCGAAACGAGTGGAAGCCCCCTAAATCTTCCAAAAATAGATGAGTTTGAATCTGAAGTCCCCCGCGATGGGAAAGATTCTAAATCATCTCTCCGCTCTTGGACGGTTCTGGCAGTCGATGATGATCCGATCGTTCTTGCCACCTTGAAACAGCTTCTTGAACCTTGGGGAATGTGCTTAACAGGAATCGATAATCCACTGCAATTTTGGACGGTTTTATCAGCGATCAATCCCGATCTGCTGATTCTGGATGTCGAAATGCCGCAGATGAATGGGGTTGCACTTTGTCAGGCGATTCGAGCAAATCCAGCTTGGCAAAGTTTACCGATCGTCTTTCTCACTGCTCATCAAGATACTGCAACCGTTCAACAAATCTTTGCAGCCGGAGCCGATGACTATGTTGTCAAACCGATTGTTGGGCAAGAATTACTTTCACGGCTCACCCAACGGTTAGAACGATTGCGCCTGCTACAAACACTGAGCACCAAAGATTCGATTACCGGACTGGCAAATCAGTTTTATTCGAGTCAAGCGATCGAAGCTCAATTCCGCAACCATCAAACAACTTACCTTGCAATTCTCTACATTCCCATGCTAAGACAAATCAACATTCAGCAGGGACACACGATTGGAAATCAGATTCTCAAGCAAACTGGGCAATGCTTGCAAGCTAGTTTTTGTAACGGCGAAATTCTCGGCTATTGGAGAAACGGTGAATTTATAATTGCCAGTTCTCAAACCACAAAAGCAAAGTTTCATGAGCAGTTATCAGAAGTCATCGCAATGCTGCAACGACAACCGTTTGAAGCTCCGAATCTGATTTATCGTTCTGCCGTAGTGAACTATCCAACCGATGGACTCACGCTACGATCGCTCTATCAAACTGCAAGTCTCTGCTTAGAAGGATCAATTCATGAGTGA
- a CDS encoding PAS domain S-box protein, translating into MSEALTPQAQHLQREDLITVLETAVDLIGIADATGRTLYFNQAARRVLGFGDTEDLSQKTISEYHPPEVAKVLLEEAFPIALRDGIWAGETVLLTRDQREISASQIIVTHKNPDGSLKFVSTILRDITEQKAIEEQLRRSNALLKAQQEASIDGILVADEHRNIVDYNQKFCEIWRLPQILPTQNSRRVAEMVANQLEDSDAFLARIEALYQNLDEVLYDELSLKDGRTIERHSKAVKSSTGEYYGRITFFRDISDRKQTEAALQRSEQHFRNIVENANDILFVNTPEGIFSYVSPNVINVMGYLPEEMIGKPFPQFLHPDDAELCFKLNQQMVETREPQAGIECRSLYKDGSYRWQVVNVAPTLGVDGELQIIGVARDIHDRKLTEEALRLSEARYRAFVTATAQAVWMTNAVGEVVEDIPLWCALTGRSQASANGWGWLESIHPDDRATTAEVWLEAVRSGKVYEVEQRIQVASGEYRLFSVRGVPILDEQGNIQEWIGTKTDITEQKQAEAILLQQNGLLQAQQKALQEKEAQYRTIFEAITDALFILDLDTITVVEVNPATCQMHGYSYEEFLTLHPSEYIHPDSISVFHSFLEAMTLKQPFCGEAVDVRKDGSLVDVEVKGTTCFYNGKPHVLAMVRDISDRKGAERALQRRARLDHLLSYLSRQFIDQDAETAIHLALESIARHIGAERGTIFEYNADQTRCQLVYEWCGDGITPLTPEARVSSVPEHPHLHQHFLSGQALHTVDVQTMPETPERELFTRQSIQSVLGVPVIYRGQVTGFLGIDTVHFQKDWGQEDINCLKLVSELIAIGRARHKAETDLRIAKEAAEAANLAKSTFLANMSHELRTPLNAILGFSQLIERDATLPDRQRDSLAIINRSGEHLLNLINDVLEMSKIEAGRTTLNVVSFDLHHLLQTIQEMFLIRAKAKKLALNFAIAPNLPQYIQTDENKLRQVLINLLSNALKFTDSGSITLEATVQSELTLQFKVQDTGQGIAPEEFEQLFRPFIQTSSGSQLREGTGLGLTISRRFVRLMGGEMHIESTVGQGSTFSFEIQIAIANPAEVAPTSTSKRVLQLAPEQPQYRILVVDDRSENRDFVEQLLTMVGFETQSAVNGEDAIAQWQQWQPHLILMDMRMPIVNGYEATRQIRVLESAQTRPKILALTASAFEEQRASVLAAGCDDFLAKPFREAHLFEKLAKHLGVNYLYEEDNEHPIDSSPELTLTRVMLATMPQDWIAQLHQASLAVDADRILQLVQQIPETNQRVAIALTELVQKFCFDEITELSQ; encoded by the coding sequence ATGAGTGAAGCACTAACCCCTCAAGCTCAACACCTGCAACGTGAAGACTTAATTACGGTTTTAGAAACCGCTGTGGATTTAATTGGTATTGCTGACGCAACAGGACGCACTCTCTATTTCAACCAGGCTGCACGTCGAGTATTAGGATTTGGGGATACCGAAGACTTATCGCAAAAAACTATTTCAGAATATCATCCGCCCGAAGTCGCTAAAGTTTTGTTGGAAGAAGCTTTTCCGATCGCGCTTCGAGACGGAATCTGGGCTGGAGAAACAGTTCTTCTCACACGAGATCAACGAGAAATTTCAGCTTCTCAAATCATTGTCACGCACAAAAATCCAGATGGATCGCTCAAATTTGTCTCCACGATTTTGCGAGATATCACCGAGCAGAAAGCCATTGAAGAACAACTGCGTCGTAGTAATGCTCTACTGAAAGCACAACAAGAAGCGTCGATCGATGGCATCTTGGTGGCAGATGAACATCGCAATATCGTGGACTACAATCAAAAGTTTTGCGAAATCTGGCGACTGCCTCAGATTTTACCAACTCAAAATTCTCGGCGGGTTGCCGAAATGGTTGCAAATCAGCTTGAAGACTCAGACGCTTTTTTAGCACGCATCGAAGCGCTTTATCAAAACTTAGACGAAGTTCTTTACGATGAGCTTTCGTTGAAAGATGGGCGGACGATCGAACGTCACAGCAAAGCTGTCAAATCTTCTACTGGCGAGTACTATGGACGCATTACATTCTTTCGAGATATTAGCGATCGCAAACAAACCGAAGCGGCTTTGCAACGCAGCGAACAACACTTTCGCAACATTGTAGAAAACGCAAATGATATTTTATTTGTCAATACACCAGAGGGAATTTTTAGCTACGTTTCGCCAAACGTCATCAACGTCATGGGCTACTTGCCCGAAGAAATGATTGGGAAACCATTCCCTCAATTTCTGCATCCTGACGATGCTGAACTGTGTTTTAAGCTGAACCAACAGATGGTCGAGACCCGTGAACCGCAAGCCGGGATTGAATGTCGATCTCTTTACAAAGACGGCAGTTACCGATGGCAAGTCGTCAACGTTGCACCGACTCTTGGAGTGGACGGAGAATTACAAATCATTGGCGTAGCGCGAGACATTCACGATCGTAAATTAACTGAAGAAGCCTTGCGTCTGAGTGAAGCGCGATATCGGGCTTTTGTGACGGCAACGGCTCAAGCTGTTTGGATGACCAACGCGGTCGGAGAAGTGGTCGAAGATATTCCGCTTTGGTGTGCGTTAACTGGACGCAGCCAAGCCAGCGCAAATGGATGGGGATGGCTCGAGAGCATTCACCCAGACGATCGAGCAACGACCGCAGAAGTTTGGCTAGAAGCAGTTCGCTCTGGGAAAGTTTACGAAGTAGAGCAACGCATTCAAGTGGCATCCGGCGAGTATCGATTGTTTTCAGTTCGGGGCGTGCCCATCCTCGATGAGCAAGGCAACATTCAAGAATGGATCGGAACCAAAACCGATATCACGGAACAAAAACAAGCTGAAGCAATATTGCTTCAGCAGAATGGGCTGTTGCAAGCTCAACAAAAAGCTTTACAGGAGAAAGAAGCACAATATCGCACGATCTTTGAGGCAATTACTGATGCCTTGTTCATCCTAGATCTTGACACAATCACTGTGGTCGAAGTGAACCCTGCTACTTGCCAAATGCATGGGTACTCATACGAGGAGTTTTTAACGTTACATCCATCGGAGTATATTCATCCAGACAGTATATCGGTATTTCATAGCTTTCTCGAAGCAATGACCTTAAAGCAGCCGTTCTGTGGTGAAGCAGTTGATGTTCGCAAGGATGGCAGCCTGGTTGATGTTGAAGTTAAAGGAACCACTTGTTTTTACAATGGAAAACCGCATGTTTTAGCGATGGTGCGTGATATTAGCGATCGTAAAGGTGCCGAAAGAGCGCTGCAACGTCGAGCGAGGTTAGATCATTTACTCAGCTATCTTTCTCGGCAGTTTATTGACCAGGATGCAGAAACCGCGATTCATCTTGCTTTAGAATCGATCGCGCGTCATATTGGCGCAGAACGAGGCACAATCTTCGAGTACAACGCTGACCAGACGAGATGCCAATTAGTGTACGAATGGTGTGGTGATGGAATTACGCCGCTCACTCCCGAAGCAAGAGTGTCGAGCGTGCCTGAGCATCCACATTTGCATCAGCACTTTTTATCGGGACAAGCCTTGCATACGGTTGATGTTCAGACGATGCCAGAAACACCAGAGCGAGAGCTATTTACCCGTCAGTCGATTCAATCGGTGCTGGGAGTTCCTGTGATCTATCGAGGGCAGGTGACTGGCTTTTTGGGAATAGACACGGTTCATTTTCAGAAAGATTGGGGCCAGGAAGATATCAACTGTCTTAAGCTTGTGAGCGAACTGATTGCGATCGGACGAGCAAGACACAAAGCCGAAACCGATTTACGCATTGCTAAGGAAGCGGCTGAGGCAGCAAATCTAGCAAAGAGTACATTCTTAGCTAACATGAGCCATGAGTTACGCACACCCTTGAATGCAATTCTAGGCTTTTCGCAGCTGATCGAACGCGATGCTACCCTTCCTGATCGCCAACGCGATTCTCTTGCCATTATCAATCGCAGTGGTGAACACTTGCTGAATTTAATCAATGATGTGTTAGAGATGTCAAAGATCGAAGCAGGACGAACAACCTTGAATGTAGTTTCTTTTGATCTGCATCATCTTTTACAGACGATACAAGAGATGTTCTTGATTCGAGCGAAAGCAAAGAAACTCGCGCTGAACTTTGCGATCGCGCCCAATCTGCCTCAGTACATTCAAACCGATGAAAACAAACTGCGCCAAGTCCTAATTAATTTGCTGAGCAATGCCCTGAAATTTACAGACAGTGGCAGCATTACGCTAGAAGCTACCGTGCAGTCAGAATTAACGCTGCAATTCAAAGTTCAAGATACGGGACAGGGAATTGCTCCAGAAGAATTTGAGCAGCTATTTCGCCCATTTATCCAAACCAGTAGCGGTTCTCAACTACGAGAAGGCACAGGGCTTGGATTAACCATTAGTCGCCGATTTGTGCGATTGATGGGCGGAGAGATGCACATTGAATCAACTGTGGGACAAGGATCAACGTTTTCCTTTGAAATTCAAATCGCGATCGCGAATCCGGCAGAAGTTGCACCTACCTCGACTTCAAAGCGAGTGCTGCAACTAGCACCAGAGCAACCCCAATATCGAATTTTAGTCGTTGACGATCGCTCTGAGAATCGAGATTTCGTCGAGCAATTGTTAACAATGGTGGGATTTGAAACCCAATCAGCCGTGAATGGAGAAGATGCGATCGCACAATGGCAGCAATGGCAACCTCACCTGATTTTGATGGATATGCGAATGCCGATCGTGAATGGTTATGAGGCAACTCGGCAAATCCGGGTGCTTGAATCGGCTCAAACTCGACCTAAGATTCTGGCATTAACCGCCAGTGCCTTTGAAGAACAACGCGCTTCAGTTCTGGCGGCTGGCTGCGATGATTTTCTAGCAAAACCCTTTCGAGAAGCTCACTTATTTGAGAAACTCGCGAAGCATCTTGGGGTGAACTATCTGTATGAAGAAGATAACGAACATCCAATTGATTCATCGCCTGAGTTAACGTTAACTCGTGTAATGCTTGCGACAATGCCTCAAGATTGGATTGCACAACTGCATCAAGCCTCGCTTGCTGTCGATGCTGACCGAATCCTGCAATTGGTTCAGCAAATCCCAGAGACGAATCAACGAGTTGCGATCGCACTAACGGAGTTAGTTCAAAAGTTTTGTTTTGACGAAATTACTGAGCTTTCTCAATAA
- a CDS encoding peptidoglycan-binding protein, with protein MESTQVNLQASAIDLKAVCRYFEPFKYQHQSGAVNWLETQLSYPTFRAFTQRWENQAVSPDPVLRLNSTGAAVYDLQQLLNKTGAKLLVDGSFGAKTQAAVIQFQRNNALTTDGIVGNLTWATLRKLVDQRYLWKMFDAYNPTEKPHQTRALDWLQTQISTATLTEFARRWRSA; from the coding sequence ATGGAATCAACTCAAGTGAACTTACAAGCCTCTGCGATCGATCTCAAAGCAGTTTGCCGCTATTTCGAGCCGTTCAAATACCAGCATCAATCCGGAGCTGTCAACTGGTTAGAAACCCAACTGTCCTATCCGACTTTTCGCGCCTTCACTCAACGGTGGGAAAATCAAGCCGTTTCTCCTGATCCAGTGCTACGACTCAATAGCACAGGTGCAGCCGTCTACGATTTGCAACAATTATTAAATAAAACCGGAGCGAAGCTGCTTGTCGATGGTAGTTTTGGTGCGAAAACACAGGCAGCCGTGATCCAGTTCCAGCGCAACAATGCTTTAACCACAGATGGCATTGTGGGCAACCTCACTTGGGCAACTCTCAGAAAATTAGTCGATCAACGCTACTTGTGGAAGATGTTCGATGCTTACAATCCGACTGAAAAGCCGCATCAAACCCGCGCTTTAGATTGGCTGCAAACCCAAATTTCGACGGCTACTTTAACTGAATTCGCTCGTCGCTGGCGGAGTGCTTAA
- a CDS encoding methyltransferase, whose protein sequence is MERVEVAPQETMLSLIGGFWVARSIHLAAKLGVADLFDDQPKTIAQLAAGTQTDPRSLYRLLRALASVGIFTEVSDQCFALTPLGATLKSDSPGSMRYAAMAQMGDDHSLGWSNGLHSLKTGEVAFDAAAGMPVWDYYAQHPEAGRVFSQSMTSMGTAIAEAVAASYDFSEFRTIVDVGGAQGSLISAILRSHPHLKGILFDLSEIIATVSVDENIQPVAGNFFESVPTGGDAYLMRWIIHDWDDEKSSIILRNCHRAMSDQSKLLLVEGIIPPGNEPAPVKLIDVIMLLMTGGRERTEAEYRSLLRSNGFELTRVIPTPSMLSIIEAVKR, encoded by the coding sequence ATGGAAAGAGTAGAAGTTGCTCCGCAAGAGACAATGCTGAGTTTGATCGGTGGCTTTTGGGTTGCTCGATCGATTCATCTTGCTGCAAAGTTAGGCGTTGCGGATTTGTTTGATGATCAGCCGAAAACGATTGCTCAACTTGCAGCAGGAACACAGACTGATCCGCGATCGCTCTACCGACTCCTACGCGCCTTGGCCAGTGTCGGCATCTTTACCGAAGTTTCGGATCAATGTTTTGCACTGACTCCGTTGGGTGCAACACTCAAGAGCGATAGTCCTGGCTCAATGCGATATGCTGCAATGGCACAGATGGGAGATGACCATTCTTTAGGCTGGAGCAACGGGTTGCACAGCCTGAAAACGGGCGAGGTTGCGTTTGATGCCGCAGCAGGAATGCCGGTCTGGGATTACTATGCTCAACATCCTGAGGCGGGGAGGGTATTCTCGCAATCGATGACCAGTATGGGGACTGCGATCGCCGAAGCGGTCGCTGCAAGCTATGACTTTTCTGAATTTAGAACGATCGTCGATGTGGGTGGAGCGCAAGGAAGTTTGATTTCGGCGATTTTGCGCTCACATCCTCACCTCAAAGGCATCTTATTTGATCTGTCCGAAATCATTGCGACTGTCAGTGTAGATGAGAATATTCAACCCGTTGCCGGAAACTTCTTTGAGTCTGTGCCAACGGGGGGCGATGCTTACCTGATGCGATGGATCATTCATGATTGGGACGATGAAAAGTCCTCGATCATTCTGAGAAATTGTCATCGCGCGATGAGCGATCAGAGCAAGCTGCTGCTGGTTGAAGGCATTATTCCACCCGGAAATGAACCTGCTCCAGTAAAACTCATTGACGTGATTATGCTGTTGATGACGGGCGGACGGGAACGCACTGAAGCAGAGTATCGATCGTTGTTACGATCAAACGGCTTTGAACTTACGCGCGTAATCCCAACACCCTCAATGCTTAGCATCATTGAAGCAGTAAAACGGTAA
- a CDS encoding response regulator: MPEPTPKADILVIDDTPENLNLLSTLLIEHGYKVRSVTKGSTGIRGAQVMPPDLILLDVNMPQMSGYEVCQHLKSDDRTRDIPIIFISALEAVSDKVKAFQAGGVDYITKPFQIEEVLARIETHLTLRRLQNQLQSQNEQLQQEIRERLRVEDERKHAEEKFATIFQQSPNPIAIVTVPEGQLIEVNPSFLSISGYTRDQVIGSSITKLHLGHDSATFLRRLQTTETFHNLEFELLTHSGNVKSILLSFDRIELNGTTCALLIANDITERKRLENEFISLVSHELRTPLTSMMGALDLLSSGQLGSLTEQGQQVLNIGIKNAERLIRLINDILDLERIRSGKITMNRRSCNLADLMTQATEEMQAMADRSEIQLSTEPMSILLNADPDRIVQTLTNLLSNAIKFSSAQTTVQMRACSSDHASSVCISVCDQGRGIPSHQIQTIFERFQQVDASDARQKGGTGLGLAICRNIIEQHGGRIWVESTENQGSTFYIELPLDI; the protein is encoded by the coding sequence ATGCCTGAGCCTACACCAAAAGCCGACATTCTAGTCATTGACGATACGCCGGAAAATCTCAATCTGTTATCAACCCTGCTGATTGAACACGGCTACAAGGTTCGCAGCGTTACGAAGGGTTCGACGGGCATTCGAGGCGCTCAAGTAATGCCGCCGGATTTAATTCTGCTCGATGTGAATATGCCGCAGATGAGCGGATACGAAGTTTGCCAACATCTTAAATCCGACGATCGTACCCGTGATATTCCCATCATTTTTATCAGTGCTTTAGAAGCCGTGAGCGACAAAGTAAAGGCGTTTCAAGCAGGCGGTGTCGATTACATTACAAAACCGTTTCAGATCGAAGAAGTCTTGGCTCGAATTGAAACCCATCTCACGTTGAGACGACTTCAGAATCAACTGCAATCTCAAAACGAACAACTTCAGCAAGAAATTCGCGAACGCTTGCGCGTCGAAGACGAACGCAAACACGCAGAGGAAAAATTTGCCACCATTTTTCAACAAAGCCCTAATCCGATCGCGATCGTGACCGTTCCTGAAGGGCAATTAATTGAAGTAAATCCTAGCTTTCTCAGCATTAGTGGTTACACACGAGATCAAGTCATCGGCAGTTCGATTACAAAGCTACATTTAGGTCACGATTCAGCCACTTTTCTGCGTCGTCTTCAAACCACAGAAACCTTTCATAACTTAGAATTTGAACTGCTTACCCACTCCGGCAATGTTAAAAGTATTTTGCTATCCTTCGATCGCATTGAACTAAATGGAACAACTTGCGCTTTACTGATTGCAAACGACATCACCGAGCGTAAACGTCTCGAAAACGAATTTATTTCCTTAGTTAGCCATGAGCTACGCACTCCTTTAACCTCAATGATGGGAGCGCTTGATTTACTCAGTAGTGGACAGTTAGGCAGCTTGACTGAGCAAGGGCAGCAAGTTCTTAATATCGGCATAAAAAATGCAGAACGCTTGATCCGGTTAATCAATGACATTCTCGACCTCGAACGGATTCGCTCTGGCAAAATTACGATGAATCGGCGATCGTGCAATCTCGCTGACTTGATGACTCAGGCAACTGAAGAAATGCAAGCAATGGCGGATCGCTCTGAGATTCAATTGAGTACAGAACCAATGTCGATTTTGCTCAATGCTGATCCCGATCGCATTGTGCAAACCTTGACCAATCTTCTGAGTAATGCAATTAAGTTCTCATCTGCCCAAACAACAGTTCAGATGCGGGCTTGCAGTTCAGATCACGCTTCAAGTGTCTGTATTAGTGTTTGCGACCAAGGGCGAGGCATTCCCTCCCACCAGATCCAGACTATCTTTGAGCGATTTCAGCAGGTAGATGCCTCGGATGCTCGTCAAAAAGGCGGAACCGGACTTGGACTTGCCATTTGTCGTAATATCATCGAGCAGCATGGGGGCAGAATTTGGGTAGAAAGCACCGAGAACCAGGGCAGCACATTCTATATTGAATTGCCGCTTGACATTTAA
- a CDS encoding response regulator, translating to MHKQILIVDDEEDVRAIATLGLQMGAGWEVLTASSGAQGIAIAAQHHPDAILLDLMMPNMDGRATLQHLKQQPETQSIPVILMTAKVQASEQHNLYDLDVAAIFTKPFRPLTLAQQIIDALTWR from the coding sequence ATGCATAAGCAAATTTTGATTGTGGATGACGAAGAAGATGTGCGAGCGATCGCAACACTCGGTCTCCAAATGGGAGCGGGCTGGGAAGTTCTCACTGCTAGCTCCGGAGCACAAGGAATTGCGATCGCAGCTCAACATCACCCCGATGCAATTCTGCTCGATCTGATGATGCCGAATATGGACGGTCGCGCCACTTTACAGCACCTCAAGCAACAACCTGAAACTCAATCCATTCCTGTAATTCTAATGACCGCTAAAGTGCAAGCCTCAGAGCAGCACAATCTCTATGATTTAGACGTTGCAGCTATTTTTACGAAACCCTTTCGTCCGCTTACCCTTGCCCAACAGATTATTGATGCTTTGACTTGGCGCTAA